In Acidovorax sp. 106, the following proteins share a genomic window:
- a CDS encoding ribonuclease domain-containing protein encodes MLKAFATQVRKAGVLWVLGAAFVLAPVVGHARQTPSAAGSLSSIALAELPAQGRATYALIREGGPFPYDKDGSVFGNRERILPAQQRGYYREYTVRTPGARNRGARRIVCGGQKPRTPDACYYTSDHYASFREIVE; translated from the coding sequence ATGCTGAAGGCTTTTGCCACCCAGGTTCGCAAAGCAGGGGTTTTGTGGGTTTTGGGTGCCGCGTTTGTGTTGGCTCCGGTGGTGGGCCATGCCCGCCAAACTCCGTCTGCCGCTGGTTCTCTTTCCTCCATTGCATTGGCCGAGCTGCCTGCCCAGGGGCGGGCGACCTATGCGCTGATCCGGGAGGGTGGGCCGTTCCCGTATGACAAGGATGGATCGGTCTTTGGCAACCGTGAGCGCATCCTGCCAGCACAGCAACGCGGCTACTACCGCGAATACACCGTCAGAACGCCTGGCGCTCGCAACCGGGGGGCGCGCCGCATTGTGTGTGGAGGCCAGAAGCCCCGGACGCCGGACGCTTGCTACTACACCAGCGACCACTACGCCAGTTTCCGCGAAATCGTCGAGTGA
- a CDS encoding barstar family protein, with amino-acid sequence MQTPLRKDLETPLRGVRANIVQSIRAFRVQDLQDAATSMGHHFLYANLAHAQTKQDVLDLIAGQFTFPAHFGKNFDALYDCMTDPLHKSGPQPGFIVVLEQIPATVKFDKEAREQLLDIFRDAADYWSDRKIPFRCFYSFL; translated from the coding sequence ATGCAGACGCCACTTCGTAAAGACCTGGAAACGCCCCTGCGTGGCGTACGTGCCAACATCGTGCAGTCTATTCGCGCCTTCCGCGTGCAGGATCTGCAGGATGCGGCCACTTCCATGGGCCACCATTTTCTGTATGCCAACCTGGCCCACGCACAGACCAAGCAGGATGTGCTTGACCTCATCGCCGGGCAATTCACCTTCCCGGCGCACTTTGGCAAGAACTTCGACGCGCTGTACGACTGCATGACAGACCCCTTGCACAAATCGGGCCCACAGCCTGGTTTCATTGTGGTGCTAGAGCAGATTCCGGCCACCGTGAAGTTTGACAAGGAAGCCCGGGAGCAACTGCTCGATATCTTCCGGGATGCAGCGGACTACTGGAGTGACCGGAAAATACCCTTCCGCTGTTTCTATTCTTTTCTGTAG
- the rsmA gene encoding 16S rRNA (adenine(1518)-N(6)/adenine(1519)-N(6))-dimethyltransferase RsmA, which yields MKHIPRKRFGQHFLSDQGIIEGIVQEIAPQPGDPMVEIGPGLAALTQPLVERLGRLTVIELDRDLAVRLRLHGQLDVIESDVLKVDFTALAQTFRERLNQPTLRLRVVGNLPYNISTPILFHLLEHVDVIQDQHFMLQKEVIDRMVAGPSTSDYGRLSVMLQWRYAMENVLFVPPESFDPPPRVDSAVVRMVPREAPAQVNVALLEELVQVAFSQRRKLLRHTLGRWLEARQFAGTFDTQRRAEEVPVEEYVALAQQA from the coding sequence ATGAAGCACATCCCACGCAAGCGCTTTGGGCAGCACTTCCTGTCTGACCAGGGCATCATCGAAGGCATCGTCCAAGAGATCGCCCCGCAGCCGGGCGACCCGATGGTGGAAATCGGCCCCGGGCTGGCCGCCCTCACGCAGCCCCTCGTCGAGCGCCTGGGCCGCCTCACCGTCATTGAACTGGACCGCGACTTGGCCGTGCGGCTGCGCCTGCATGGACAGCTCGATGTGATCGAGTCGGATGTGCTCAAGGTCGACTTCACGGCCCTGGCCCAGACCTTTCGCGAACGCCTGAACCAACCCACCCTGCGCCTGCGCGTGGTGGGCAACCTGCCCTACAACATCTCCACCCCCATCCTGTTCCATCTGCTGGAGCATGTGGACGTGATTCAAGACCAGCATTTCATGCTGCAAAAGGAAGTGATCGACCGGATGGTGGCAGGGCCCTCCACCAGCGACTATGGGCGCTTATCCGTGATGCTGCAATGGCGCTACGCCATGGAGAACGTGCTGTTCGTGCCCCCAGAGAGCTTTGACCCGCCCCCGCGTGTGGACAGCGCCGTGGTGCGCATGGTGCCGCGCGAGGCCCCTGCACAGGTCAACGTAGCCCTGCTCGAAGAACTGGTGCAAGTGGCCTTCAGCCAGCGCCGCAAGCTGCTGCGCCACACCCTGGGCCGCTGGCTCGAAGCGCGCCAGTTTGCAGGCACCTTCGACACCCAACGCCGCGCCGAAGAAGTGCCCGTGGAAGAATACGTGGCACTGGCACAGCAGGCCTGA